tctaaaAGATCAAATCTTTgtctcaatatttttttttaaatatcttttaaagaactgtgtaaccctgatttctcattttgaatgagaatacgtaggaccaaggtcaatccttgtcgggcccaaaaaattaaaaaaatatttttgtttctttttagcatttttgttttattatttcttttgggggaaaaaataacattttaaaaaccaCGTCgactttacatttttaattaaaggtactgcCCTCGGGCGGGCGCGTATGGTGCTAAAACCTTCCCtccgcgtaaccgactcccgaatccaaaatttggtttttcgcagactttctttattttatggttttccatagttttccaaaaaataactatggtggcgactcctaatctctttttaaacccattttcttttttggttcgcTGTCCCGTCGCGATTCCAGTTGCAACAACTGACAACTCCATTGGGGACACTAGAGAGTCAAGtcatttaattagatatgcGGACTAAATGTGGTGttccctttttttattttattttattttttctttttcccctttcttttatttgtttttttcgtctctatttttatttgtatattcttgtctctattttaatttgtttatatctGTCTCTAGGAATGATTGTGTGTAAATTGTTTTgcatattttgttatatatctGCTTGAGAAATTTTCTTGTTGTTTTGCAGGTGGGGGTTATGGTATGCATCATTCTCCCTCCACACACACACTTTGTGCATATCATGAGCGGGGCCCTATACCTGGGTCTTTGTAACTTACagttagaggggattgtgtagcagtgccacagtggatgaacttcccaagtggtcattgtgagaagcCCAACTAGAGTTTGTTTACTTCGTTGGTACTCCCACATCTTGTTGTCTACCAACTGTTATGGGAAATGCCAAGAAGTGgtccatagctctagtgaccttaaTCCTTAAGTATTAGGGAACCATCCTGGCGAGCGCATGTATTTTACCTTAGGACCATTAGGCGTCAAACCTCTGATAAGGCACAAGGGGAGACATGTGCATTACCTTAATTCTCATCTTATTTTTCTCGCTTTATTTGAATTAGCAATGAAGTCATGTGTCTGTACATTCTTTCGTGGCATCATCATACATGCATTTTGATTATTTGTTCATGCATAACATGTATTTTGTCATGCCATGCCATAACATTTCTTGtgattgtgtagcagtgccacagtggatgaacttcccaagtggtcattgtgagaagcCCAACTAGAGTTTGTTTACTTCGTTGGTACTCCCACATCTTGTTGTCTACCAACTGTTATGGGAAATGCCAAGAAGTGgtccatagctctagtgaccttaaTCCTTAAGTATTAGGGAACCATCCTGGCGAGCGCATGTATTTTACCTTAGGACCATTAGGCGTCAAACCTCTGATAAGGCACAAGGGGAGACATGCGCATTACCTTAATTCTCATCTTATTTTTCTCGCTTTATTTGAATTAGCAATGAAGTCATGTGTCTGTACATTCTTTCGTGGCATCATCATACATGCATTTTGATTATTTGTTCATGCATAACATGTATTTTGTCATGCCATGCCATAACATTTCTTGTGATTCTAGGTCAGAAATTTTAAAGCTGTGATTGAGtttgtgaaaagaaaagaaacaaaagaaattaacatGGGATTTCAAGTCGGAGGGAATTTAGGGTCGGATGCCTTGAAGAAGTTACCTATCAGGGTTATAGATAGCAATCTGAATGGTCTAAGGGAAGTAGTGCAACAAATGAAGACTATACAGAAGAATGCTTTCAAGAAGCGGTatggtgatgaaggattgaccccaaccaaggatgaaggcacatgcttaagaagactaagcatgtttagaaaggaagttcactaatccttcatccctttcatttgtgtttgttatttttgattccctaagttgacttagctttagttgacttgttgacctttgactaggtttgacttgttgactatagttgacttgacttaagccaacatgctaatctatgtttatttgctttgtaggttaattaggagtaagaaaacaatgctaggtggcacatggtgattggggagcataaatgatgtggaggagagagtaaagcaaaggcataaagcataaagtaaaaggcatgaagcaagtgtacctatgtacctttggtctcctttatttttagcacactttggccactttttggagacatatgagacacattctttgtctccttttgtgctagaacgaaattagccttgcacacaccatagttagctcttttgtctctcatttttgtaatcttatttgacctagtttctagaagctagggttaggtttttgtagagacatccttaggtatcttttatttgcttagaggcccctaaactcttctatataaggggtgctcctagacatgtaaaagggttgaacattttgaagtaaaaacactcttgtgtctcaatcatttgtgagagtttcctcccttgggagtgaatacttttaagccttatcttgcataacaagtggcggcacacatccactcatcttcaaggttgccatggcttctagcctagccttgtagtggcgtgcttctcacatttttaccatttctttcctttccattttatgttttcttcttccctAACATGGAGAATTTTGTTGATCAAGTGGCCATCGATGTGTTTGTCGCTTACAAGATTCATTTAGAAAGCCCAGTCGCTGCGATTCTAGCTGATGTGTACGGGGGTTTGAATTTGTGCTATGCACTCAAGAGGAAGAAGATATTATGTTGTGTACCTATATTGTATGTATGGTTTATATCCCGAGTCCGCTTGGGTACAATAAATGCTGAATGTCAGATTGGGGAATTGCCACATGGCGGCGTTGAAATTCGAGGGGCGAAAGAATAGGCCCAATTCTGTGCAGGTTTGAATGGGGGAAAGATTAGATGGTGTGTCCCTGAGCTGCTCAAGTCGCATGTCATTTCTTGTGGGGATTTCCCTAACGTCCCTCTGATAGGCACTAGAAGTTGTGTGAATTATAACCCTGTTCTGGCTCAACGACAATTTGGGTGTCCAATTAAGAGTTCTCCAACTCCAAAATCTCTGGTTTGCCATATGGACTTATTATGAAGAAGGAATTTCTCAAGATCTAATTTGACGAGTTAGGAGTGCCTGGGGTGAGGTTCTGCGCGCAGAAAAAGACCTAAGGCCATGGGTAATAGATGGGAAGATATCTTACCGACGATGGATTCTAGAAAGGGTAATGTGATCAAGCTACCCTTCAAATCGGACTCTCCTGCTCCGGAGCGATTGGAACTTGCTGAGTCTGAGGAGGTGAAAGGGCTAAAAGAagagatggagaagatgaaactaaaaaaatgccAAATTAATTAACGAGCTTAAAAGTCTCCAACATGAGCATGTGGATTTGAGGCGTGATAATGAGGAAATGACAAAGGCGTATGAAGGGATTCTTAGGCAACAAAGAGAAGAACGAGATCATGCTTTCAGAGTGAAACAGGATTTAGTCGCAGCAAGCACCGCATTAAAATCAAGGGACCGAGAGAGATGCAGCAACAACATCTAAGCGCTAAAGGGATCAGTTGTGTGAGGAATTTAAGAGAGAGAAAACCGAAGCACTGAGACGGTTACACAAATGAGAATCAGTGAGGTTGAACGACAAATGAGAGAGGTGGTGTCGACCTATGAGGTGAAGATGGATGAGGAATGTTGGCATAGAGCTGAATTGGAAAAGGAACATCGAGAGGTGATCAGTCGGATGAATGGGTACACAGTCGAGCAGGAAATGACTATAGAACATTGGAAGAGATGTTTCTCACAGCTGGCTGCCTTGGCGAATGGAGCAATTGAAGAAATCCCACGATTATTAGCTGAAGCAGACACTGCACTACCGATCTTCAATCTGCCAAGAGAGATTGAAGCCTTCTTTAATCATTGCAAGAAGTTGATGAGGGAGATGAAGAGCATGATAGTCAGGGTTAGGGAAtaggttttctttcttttctcgtTTAATGAATGTAGAAGACTTGCTAATGGTTGGGTTGTATCAGTTTCATGTTAATTTCTATGATATATTTACCTTAAGGTTCTCATAGCTTTAAAATTTCCGACTAGAATAAATGTTTTgcattcattttctttcttttcatttttcataattcatttcatttaaCGAAATAATAAAGCAAAATCAAATACGACGGCAAAATTTCCACGACACCCTTATCGCACACGAGCTAACCACAGAAGCATGGAAGATTGGGAAGAGGCCCATGAAGCTATAAAGGCTGACATTAACGAGCTGAAGGATCAAGTGGGCCAAATCCTGGAGGTCTTGAAGTTACTGAAGGCTTTAGGAAAGGCCTCATCCGCTAGGGTCGAGGAGAATGCTCATTCTTATGGAATGCCTATGGGCACGTCAGTTTCGTTCCCAATGTACGGTCTGCCACCGGGATACACTCCTCCAGTTGGAGAATGTTCAGATGCAGAAcaaacttctttttcttttcctgcaGCTAACAACACATTATCGATCGGTACTCAAGGGCCGATGTTAGCTTCGACACCCGTGACAAGAGCGGAGATGAATGAGACAACCacatttgtaacatcccatcaggatattacgaatttataaataaataaagaaaatacataataacgtcgcatttaataatacttcatttcccaaaacgcgggaaatttaagtctttatttcatatattgatAATGAAAATTTCGAACAAGTATTcgtcaattataaaataaaagtccaagaacataaatgtttacaactgattcaaaatcataaaataaaatcccCAAGCTATCCCCTCTCCACAGCTAAGCTTCACCaaagccacctgcatcaacaacatctgctcccgtgtatcgcgtacacgatcattgcGAAACATgcgtagatagggtgagcttaacaaataaaacatatataattttacagtTTCATATACGTATTCACATATCACTAGGAATACTTAAACATTCTACATCGGTTCTATACTTTAATTCCTACTATCTGAccccaatcagattattcgtgttctacatcgtctaatgattacttcaaggtgacttgctgctatacctatcggccacaaccgatagagcacgtgcgggaaacaaAGCTACAGATCATACATCGTAACgtcaggtagagttcccatatacgaacatagtccgtatcgtccaaagactaccaaactcgtcagccaacaactgaggagggcaatctatctggacccatccgtattggccacaaccagcacactcccaccgacaacactcgtcaacccgagccacaactcaagggttcctcgtgttcatccgccatcctgagccacaactcaagagatgctattctgagccacaactcaaggaataccacgtgcttaacccctatccagagccacaactcaagggatacgttccgagccacaactcaaggaacaccagcaaaccCACCTTTTAAAGCACCGCTAGACGCCTTGTAGATCACAATTACACAACCAAATTCCAAGCTGCAGCAATacgaatcgcctggcgggggacacgtgtcgccaggcgctgccagctcccagaccgcctggcggtgttgcgtaccgccaggcgcacagCGCCTCAAAACACGCAGACTTAACagccaccgcctggcgggtcagCCCCCACCACCAGGCGCCAACGCTACAGACTCCACTGTTGCTCTcactaccgcctggcggaataCTTCTCATCGCCAAGCGCATCCAGCTAGGCAGTTTCGCTATTCTGctgctatcgcctggcggattGGACCCCGCCACCAGGCGCCATATCAGAACCCCACTAGGTACTGATTTCTCTACACTCCACTCCGCTGTTAAGACCCCATACATGCATTTGTACTACCCAGAATACTCATTTTTAGTGAATATTGTAACACCAAGATTGGTTTATATTAGTATGATCCCTTTAATCCTATCTTGCCTGTGAGTTACtttaattaagattatttaGCAATTTCCCAACATCCAATTATCACACATATACATTTTATATCATAGACTGACCATAGTATGATTAATTCTTCCATTAAGCTCACAGGATGTGTCCCTATTTTGATAACCAACCTGACCAAAGAGTACTCACCCCACCGCATGTATATTTCAACCATAAAACGTATCTGTCAGAGTTCTCTTCCTTATCCCCCCCTCTAATTCACCACATCTCATTAGCCATCCTTATGTCTCCACTCTCCTAAGCGTCCAATTCATCTCACATTCAAATTCCTTCACGTCCACTACTATTGCACAAACTGCACGAACTATACCACATCCAGCCCGAACCAGTCCAAGCAATATTCCATCATACCACTGATGTAACgctgccgcctggcggtaacttGTCTCCTGCCAGGCGGTGTATCAGACCTAGGAACAACTCTGGTTTCTTTCACCCCTGCCAACATTCCTGTTCACTCCCTATCACCTATCTCAATACAATCTCTCCCATTTTGGCATAACAAATCCAATAATTACAACCCTCCAATCTCAATACCACTGTACCCAACGAGGATCACAACACTTACACCCTAATTGTACCCCGCTTTCCTACCCTTGACATTTAATCACTGTTTTATTCACTTATACCTACTAATGCGTAAAAATGCACATCATACAATATCTAATTCATCTATTAATAACCACGAATAGCTTTCCCACCGATAAGAAACAGCCCAGATCACCAAAAATGTTGATTCGAGCCAGAACCCGCTCGTGCCGCCTGGTGGTTCACTTGctaccgccaggcgcttcaTCCCAACCCAGAAAAATGAAGATCTCctatgtgtcgcctggcggccaagCATGTGCTGCCAGGCGGTTCCTTCTCCAGGAACCCAAAATCGTGCAATAAAgtatgagccgcctggcggctttTAAGACCTGCCaagcagtttctggaaaatttctagaaacgTGAAATTATACAGCTTTAATCTGACAGAGACATTCAAATAGACATTCAATCATACAAATATTCATGCATATATGTATAAGCGagtaaaactcccctaacctggatccttttgCTAAGAATTGGTTTGCTTTGAAGAACTCCAATGATCACCACGTTCCCTCCTCTATTGGTGTGCTCTCACTTGACTTCAGAACCTCACTCCACCTCACCAATCTCTTTGATTTTCGTGCCTAATTTTCTGGTATACTCTCAGTTTTGCAAAAACCCTAACTTTAAGCAAAATCCTTCTTTTTAAAGGGTGTCTAAAACTATGTTAATTACTATACCCGAAAATTAAGTCATAATTGAGTTGTTAAATGCAATTTACCACATCCTTATGGCCATTTTCCAGCCACCTCTCTGCTACCTACTCTAGGGTTTTCTCcccaacctttcatattcaattccaagccaaaacaacaaaaaaattaagattttagtTTGGATTTTCCAAGGTTTGAATCCATGACCACTCAATCACCATTTCATAGTATAACCAATTCAACTAATCGTATTTCATGCTTAACAACCCAATTCAAACATCATATCATTCCATAACATGActtcacaaatttaaataataaaacaataacaaaagttAACATACATAGGGCTCAAACCCAAGACCTCTCACACAgtaaagtactcttaaccatttgagctaatacttttccacgtcatactcttcataatttaatgtcataattattttccctcccgcatttattaattaattaattatttaattaattaaatcctacgggtcttacaacatTCACAGGACCGAGGATGACTGTGGCGCCCCAGCCTCCGAAAACATTCAATGATGCAGATGTTGTGACTAAAGCTGTACCACACGCTACAGTCCAAGCAATATCCACTGTTGTTGATGGGGCTAAAAGTAAACTTGAAATTCTTGAGGAAAGGATTCGTGCCATTGAGGGTGGTAGAAGCTATGGGTTCGATGATGTGGCGAGATTAAGCTTGGTTCCTGGTGTGATGATACCACACAAGTTTAAGGTCCAagaatttgaaaagtataaGGGCACCACATGCCCTAAAAGCCATATGATAATGTACGATAGAAAGATGGCTGCTTATGCCTATGATGAAAAATTGCTAATACATTGAATTGGTATACATACTTGGAGCCATCTCGAATTCATTCCTGGATGGATTTGGCTGACGCCTTTGtgaaacaatataaatacaACACAGATAGTGCGCCAGATAGATTGCAATTGCAAAACATGGCTAAGAAGGATACTGATTCTTTCAAGGAATATGCACAACGATGGAGAGAGTTGGCTGCTCAGGTTGAGCCACCTCTACTTGATAAGGAGATGGTGGCGACGTTTGTAAACACGCTGCAATACCATTTTATGAGCATGTGTTGGGGAATGTGTCTTCCAATTTCGCTGATATCATTATCATAGGGGAAAGAATAGAAATCGGGTTAAAAATTGGAAAGATTGCATATGGCCCATTCGCGGCTGCAACTCCTAAGAAACCCAATTTTAATCTCAGAAAGAAGAAAGCAACGGAAGTACAAGCGGCCTCAATGATGCCTGTGTGGGAAAGTCAGGCTCCTACACATAATTATCGACCACACTTGAACCAACCTCCTTATGTGGCCAATGCAGTGTATGTTCATCAAACACGACCTCAGCCAATGCAGTGCCAAATGTGATTATCACGGAGGGGGAGTTGGTCACTCTACTGAGAATTGTGTGTCCCTTAAACACAAGGTGGAAGCTTTAATCAACTCAGGATGGATAAAGTTCCACGAAGACAAACCCAGTGTTGAGGCTAATCCCCTTTCTGGTCTTGGGAACCCTTCGACAAATGCCATTGAGGTTAAGAAACACCGACTGGTGAGGGATGTGAGTGAAATTCGAAGCTCCAAGCGATTTGTTTTTGAGACACTATTGAAATTGAGTTTGTTAAAAGGGGAATATAACCTGAGTGAAAAGTGTGGATTCCATCCGAGTGCTAAACATTTTATCGATGAATGCACCGAGTTCGAGGACGTTCTACAAAATCTTATAGACATAAACTTTATGCAAGTATGTCACGAGGACATGGAGGAAGAAGTATTTGCACAAGATGGTGCGGAACTCGGTGTGACTTTGCCAGAGCCATTGGTGATTCATTTCCCTAGATCCAATTCTACCCCGACAATTCAAGAAAAGCAAGCTATTATTATCCAAGCACCCTCCCCATTTCCTTACAAAAGTGAGAAAGTTGTCCCATGGAAATATGGTGCATACGTGTTGGGTGAGGAACAATGGGTAGGTGGTCAACCTATCAGTGGTGAGCCAGTGGTGAAAAATATACCAAGCATCGGTGGAATTACGAGGAGTGGTCGAATCTTTACGCCTCCAAACTTGGTGAAAGATGGAGTTGGTAATAGTGAATCAGTGAATACCAAAAAGGCTAAGGAACTATTGAAAGGGAAGACCATCCAAAACGACGAGGTTTCTAAGAAAAGATGATGGGAAAGAAGTATCTAATGAGGAGGCTTGCGAGTTCTTACAACAAAGCGAGTATAAAGTGGTCGAACAGTTGAATCGCCTGCCTGCTCGAATCTCACTTTTATAACTACTCATGCATTCAACCTCTCATAGAAAGTTGTTAATGAAGATACTCAATGGAGCGCATGTGGAGCAAAATATTTCTCTGGACAGTTTTGAGGGAATTGTTAGCAATATCATTGTTAACAATTACCTCACTTTTACCGACGAGGAGATACCTACTAAAGGGAGGGGACACAACAAGGCCCTCCACGTCTCTATAAAATGCTTGGATCATGTCATAGCACGTGTATTAATCGACAATGGATCTTCCTTGAATGTAATGTTGAAAGCAACATTGGAAAAGCTACCGTGTAAAGGTATTCACATGAAACCAAGCGCAATGATAGTGAGAGCTTTCGATGGGAGTAAAAGAGAAGTAATAGGAGAGGTAGAATTGCCAATCCAAATAGGGCCATGTGTCTTTCAAATAACTTTCCAAGTGATGGACATCCTCCCAGCATAGAGCTGCTTGTTGGGTCGTCCTTGGATTCACTCAACGGGCGTGGTACCTTCAACCTTGcaccaaaagttaaaatatgtcATAGGTGACAAATTAGTGATTGTTTCAGGGGAGGAAGATATTTTAGTGAGTGGGCCTTCATCTTCTCGCTATATTGAAGCAGCAGAGGAAACCCTCGAGACAGCCTTCCAATCTTTGGAAATTGTGGGTAATGCCTATGTGGAGCCCTTTCCAATGAACCCACATTTGTCACGTACTTCCCTTATGACGGCCAAGGTCATGTTGAAAGAGGGATATGAGTACGGAAAGAGGCTAGGTAAGTACGAGCAAGGATTGACATATCCTTTAGAAGTCACcgagaaaaagaataaatacgACCTTGGATACGAGCCTACTAGAGAGGATAAGAGGAATGTGgtgaaagaaaggagagagcgCGATGTGGCTCGAATCCAAGGAAAAGAACTGGGGTTAGGAAAGATTCACATATGCGACATCAAAGATAGCTTTCGCAGCGCGGGATGGATCAACACTAGTCAGATAGCAGCTGTCAGAGATGAAAATGAACTTGAAAGCTCGATTTTTGTGCAGCCTTGTGCTCCAAATGTACTACTTAAAAATTGGGAGACTTTGGATCTACCTGTGatgtttaatttggttaaaatgtaatatttttaatttatcctaTTGCTTTACCCGGAGCTTTAGGATTCATGACTTAACGGGATGACACCTTTTCCTTTATGCTCAGCGTGATAATCAATTTGTGTTTGCTACCTTTGTTATCTTTGTTTGCATTTTTCAttgttgtttgtttatttatcatttttttataaactcaaaTAATGCAGATATGATaatgaatgttttgaaaataacaatgtcGATATCCCTAATTTCGAGCACCTTGTCAATAATATGGAAGATGATTATGAAGGTGATTCGGAACCCTCCCCCGAGTTAATGAGATTAGTGGAACAAGAATCTAGGGAAATAAAACCCCATCAAGAAGATGTTGGAGTGCTTGACCTAAGCGAGGGGATGAAAATAACGAAGTGAAAATTGGCATGAGTatgaagaaagaagtgaaaGAAGAATTGTGTGCGCTGCTAAAGGAGTTTAGGGATGTGTTCGCTTGGTCGTACAATGATATGGCTAGTTTAGATACTGATATAGTACAACATAAGCTTCCACTCAAGCCGGAATGTCCTCCAGTCAGACAAAAGCTAAGAAGGATGAAACCAGAAATGTCATTAAAGATCAAAGAAGAAGTGCAAAAGCAATTTGACGTTGGATTTTTAGCTGTGGCAAAATACCCTCAATGGGTGGCAAATATTGTACCAGTGCCCAAGAAGGATGGGAAGGTTCTGATGTGCGTTGACTATCGAGATTTGAATCGTGCGAGTCCAAAAGACAACTTCCCATTATCGCACATCGATACATTAGTGGATAATACAGCCAAGTTC
This portion of the Vigna unguiculata cultivar IT97K-499-35 chromosome 6, ASM411807v1, whole genome shotgun sequence genome encodes:
- the LOC114188337 gene encoding uncharacterized protein LOC114188337; its protein translation is MEDWEEAHEAIKADINELKDQVGQILEVLKLLKALGKASSARVEENAHSYGMPMGTSVSFPMYGLPPGYTPPVGECSDAEQTSFSFPAANNTLSIGPRMTVAPQPPKTFNDADVVTKAVPHATVQAISTVVDGAKSKLEILEERIRAIEGGRSYGFDDVARLSLVPGVMIPHKFKVQEFEKYKGTTCPKSHMIMYDRKMAAYAYDEKLLIH